Proteins encoded within one genomic window of Bradyrhizobium sp. 186:
- a CDS encoding inositol monophosphatase family protein, with amino-acid sequence MDDIQDKVSANELASFFHELADMAGRIALTHFRSSVDFERKQDLTPVTIADRAIEVELRRLISARFPDHGILGEEMGSTLGDRYTWYLDPIDGTKSFISGMPLFGTLVALADERKGAVVAGMIDMPALAERWYGTPRGVTFNGKPAKVSRTARLEDAQIYTSSPDFFTPQDWARYDLLSKKAMFRRFGGDCYQYGLLASGHCDLVVETSLKSFDFMALIPVVEGAGGIIRDWDGRPLTPVSDGRVIAAANDSLLKQALAVLKQ; translated from the coding sequence TTGGACGACATTCAAGACAAGGTTTCTGCGAACGAACTCGCTTCGTTCTTCCATGAGCTCGCCGACATGGCCGGCCGGATAGCGTTGACCCACTTTCGTTCCAGCGTCGATTTCGAACGCAAGCAGGATCTGACGCCGGTGACGATCGCCGATCGCGCGATCGAAGTGGAATTGCGGCGCTTGATCAGCGCGCGCTTCCCAGATCACGGCATCCTCGGCGAGGAGATGGGATCAACCCTGGGCGATCGCTACACCTGGTATCTCGATCCGATCGACGGAACGAAGAGCTTTATCTCTGGCATGCCGCTGTTCGGCACGCTTGTCGCTCTCGCCGACGAGCGCAAGGGCGCGGTCGTCGCCGGCATGATCGACATGCCGGCGCTGGCCGAACGGTGGTACGGCACGCCGCGTGGGGTCACGTTCAACGGCAAGCCCGCCAAGGTGAGCCGCACGGCAAGATTGGAAGACGCACAGATCTATACATCCTCGCCGGACTTCTTTACGCCGCAGGATTGGGCTCGCTATGACTTGCTGAGCAAGAAGGCTATGTTCCGACGATTTGGCGGCGACTGCTATCAGTATGGGCTACTGGCGTCCGGCCATTGCGATCTCGTCGTAGAGACGTCGCTCAAGTCGTTCGACTTCATGGCATTGATTCCCGTGGTCGAGGGCGCCGGCGGAATCATACGCGACTGGGATGGGCGGCCACTCACGCCGGTCTCCGACGGACGCGTGATCGCCGCGGCGAACGACAGTCTGCTCAAACAGGCCCTGGCCGTCCTGAAGCAATAG
- a CDS encoding amidase, with protein sequence MSAAELIGMSLAELTEAYASRALSPVDVLRATLSHSENINTAINALFCFRPEQAMASAQLSEARWRAGAALGPLDGVPMTVKDSVAMVGWPYFHGIGANRSLPPSNYDSPPAIALREAGAVIFAKTTMPDCGLMASGISSLHGITRNPWGLAWNTGGSSAGAGASVAAGAGYVSVGTDIAGSVRLPAAHCGLAGLKPTHGRVPHLPADTMRMAGPMGRSVDDIARLLTVLTRQDERDTWSLPADGVCYHERLARDVKGLKIGVLTDMGFGMKPEAVVRETVEAAGKLLAGAGASVEPFVSPLDYDAYEAIDLFLQVRGYLEYTSLPPHSDAPSDINPYVRAWSLGGSKHSGTDLYRALGRIAKMKAALLGTFEGWDYVISPTLPVVNFPAEEPGVSREMPLEHTLFTAMFNQTCQPASTVCMAFDSRHLPIGVQVIGHRFDDLGVLQLTKALEDLRPIKMDWPFKPRP encoded by the coding sequence ATGTCTGCTGCAGAACTGATCGGGATGAGCCTTGCCGAGCTGACAGAGGCTTACGCCTCGCGCGCGTTATCGCCGGTGGACGTGCTGCGAGCCACCCTCAGCCATTCCGAGAACATCAATACCGCGATCAACGCTCTGTTCTGCTTCCGTCCGGAGCAGGCCATGGCCAGCGCGCAACTCTCGGAAGCGCGATGGAGGGCCGGTGCTGCGCTGGGTCCGCTCGATGGCGTTCCGATGACCGTCAAGGACAGCGTCGCGATGGTCGGCTGGCCCTACTTTCATGGTATCGGGGCCAACCGCTCCCTGCCGCCCTCAAACTACGATTCACCACCGGCGATCGCATTGCGCGAAGCCGGCGCAGTGATCTTTGCAAAAACCACGATGCCGGATTGCGGCCTGATGGCGTCAGGCATCAGTTCGCTGCACGGCATCACCCGCAACCCCTGGGGGCTTGCCTGGAACACCGGCGGCTCATCGGCCGGCGCTGGCGCTTCGGTCGCGGCCGGCGCCGGATATGTCTCCGTCGGCACGGATATCGCGGGCTCCGTCCGCCTTCCGGCCGCACATTGCGGCCTCGCTGGACTGAAGCCCACCCACGGACGTGTGCCGCATCTGCCGGCCGATACCATGCGCATGGCCGGTCCCATGGGCCGCAGCGTCGACGATATCGCCCGTCTGCTGACCGTGCTGACGCGACAGGACGAGCGCGACACCTGGAGCCTCCCGGCCGACGGCGTGTGCTATCACGAGCGCCTCGCCCGCGATGTGAAGGGATTGAAGATCGGCGTCCTCACCGACATGGGTTTTGGCATGAAGCCCGAAGCGGTCGTGCGCGAGACCGTCGAGGCCGCCGGAAAGCTGCTGGCCGGCGCGGGCGCCAGCGTCGAACCGTTCGTCTCGCCGCTCGATTATGACGCCTACGAAGCCATCGACCTGTTCCTTCAGGTCCGCGGCTATCTCGAATACACGTCCCTGCCCCCACACAGCGACGCTCCAAGCGACATCAATCCCTATGTTCGCGCGTGGAGCCTGGGCGGATCGAAGCACTCAGGCACGGACCTTTACCGGGCGCTGGGCCGGATCGCCAAGATGAAGGCGGCGCTGCTGGGGACCTTCGAAGGCTGGGACTATGTCATCTCACCGACGCTGCCGGTGGTGAATTTTCCGGCGGAGGAGCCGGGCGTCTCCCGCGAGATGCCGCTCGAGCACACGCTGTTCACCGCCATGTTCAACCAGACCTGCCAGCCCGCCTCTACGGTCTGCATGGCTTTTGATTCCCGGCATCTGCCGATCGGTGTGCAGGTGATAGGCCACCGCTTCGATGACCTCGGCGTATTGCAGCTGACAAAGGCGCTGGAAGATCTGCGGCCGATCAAGATGGACTGGCCGTTCAAG
- a CDS encoding phosphotransferase, whose product MIEPAIPILASPSWRGVDGFPWRATKKGSDESIFIKSMDRDAELYIDVACAFEAAQRASDLGIGPKVLMADSEAGLLVMEDLNRGWRVGTLERMLEPDIVDAVITAMRLFQSGPPLPRRKTVFDEIEHFYAAAAAAKAQLPSDAEWLVKELRFAADAFRTLDITAVPIHGDGNVSNILINDAGEVRLIDWDRATTTDPLEDIGSFLVEAFAQEPEARDVFTRSTGTFEEGAFNRARIYGVADDLRWGLIGALLAVKSTRNTLEFYKFASWRFVRCRMVVREPRFGEMLRRIA is encoded by the coding sequence GTGATCGAACCTGCCATCCCGATTCTGGCTTCGCCAAGCTGGCGCGGTGTCGACGGTTTTCCCTGGCGCGCCACCAAGAAGGGCAGCGACGAAAGCATCTTTATCAAGAGCATGGATCGTGATGCGGAGCTCTATATCGACGTGGCGTGCGCCTTCGAGGCGGCGCAGCGTGCATCCGATCTCGGCATTGGCCCTAAGGTGCTCATGGCCGATTCGGAAGCAGGCCTGCTGGTGATGGAGGATCTCAACCGGGGCTGGCGGGTCGGTACATTGGAACGGATGCTCGAGCCCGACATCGTCGACGCCGTGATTACGGCGATGCGCCTGTTTCAGTCTGGACCGCCGCTGCCACGCCGCAAGACTGTCTTTGACGAGATCGAGCATTTCTATGCTGCGGCGGCGGCCGCCAAAGCCCAGTTGCCGTCGGATGCCGAATGGCTGGTCAAGGAGTTGCGGTTTGCGGCCGACGCCTTCCGGACGCTCGATATCACAGCGGTGCCGATCCACGGCGACGGCAATGTTTCGAATATCCTGATCAACGACGCAGGCGAGGTTCGTCTGATCGACTGGGATCGCGCGACAACGACCGACCCGTTGGAGGATATTGGCAGCTTCCTCGTCGAGGCCTTCGCACAGGAGCCTGAGGCGCGCGACGTCTTCACCCGCAGCACCGGGACGTTCGAGGAGGGTGCATTCAACCGTGCGCGGATTTATGGCGTGGCTGATGATCTGCGCTGGGGATTGATCGGCGCGCTGCTCGCCGTCAAATCGACGCGCAATACGCTGGAGTTCTACAAATTCGCCAGTTGGCGCTTCGTGCGTTGCCGCATGGTGGTTCGGGAGCCCCGCTTTGGCGAGATGCTTCGGAGGATCGCATGA
- a CDS encoding aspartate aminotransferase family protein: MQQEREILALNAFDQSRASVMGAELGEAVQRRLRSFGKASVLFYQEPIRMERAEGVYMFDVDGRRYLDLYNNVPSVGHSHPRVVEAIRRQVGVLNTHTRYLNDVVDAYAERLLATFPSEIDHLVLTCTGSEANDLALRIAKVATGRAGFIVTETAYHGNTTAVTDVSPSSRPGQPLPSHVRVVPAPEMFRNPVGDPGRRFADSVAAAITDLERSGVGFAGLLVDTIFSSDGVYAEPAGFLAPTIKLVHERRGLFIADEVQPGFGRTGAAMWGFARHGVVPDIVTMGKPMGNGFPMGGVALRAPLLDRFAAEVKYFNTFGGNPVAAAAGLAVLDVIKDEGLLQNAREVGRHLMDGLREIGNRHIQIGDVRGAGLFIGLELVLDRESKEPAPELAIMLINRLRQRGFLIGATGPFGSTLKIRPPLCFGTDHADMFITACDEELQAIAPA; encoded by the coding sequence GTGCAGCAGGAAAGAGAAATTCTGGCGTTGAACGCCTTCGACCAGAGCCGTGCGTCCGTGATGGGCGCCGAACTCGGGGAGGCTGTGCAACGACGCCTGCGGTCCTTCGGCAAGGCTTCGGTCCTGTTTTACCAGGAGCCGATCCGAATGGAGCGCGCCGAGGGCGTCTACATGTTCGACGTCGACGGCCGCCGATATCTCGATCTCTATAACAACGTCCCATCGGTCGGGCATTCGCACCCCCGCGTCGTCGAGGCCATTCGCCGCCAGGTCGGCGTGCTCAACACCCACACGCGCTATCTCAACGACGTGGTCGATGCCTATGCGGAGCGCTTGTTGGCGACATTCCCATCCGAAATCGATCATCTGGTGCTGACGTGCACTGGTAGCGAGGCTAACGATCTCGCGCTGCGGATCGCGAAGGTCGCAACCGGCCGGGCCGGCTTCATCGTCACGGAGACGGCGTATCACGGCAACACCACAGCCGTGACCGACGTATCGCCGTCCTCACGTCCCGGCCAACCATTGCCGTCCCATGTGCGTGTGGTGCCAGCGCCTGAGATGTTCCGCAATCCCGTCGGCGATCCCGGTAGGCGTTTCGCCGACAGTGTTGCGGCGGCAATTACCGATCTCGAGCGAAGCGGTGTCGGGTTTGCAGGGCTGCTGGTGGACACGATCTTTTCGAGCGACGGTGTCTACGCCGAACCGGCCGGCTTCCTGGCACCGACCATAAAGCTCGTCCACGAACGCCGGGGGTTGTTCATCGCCGACGAGGTGCAGCCCGGTTTCGGACGCACCGGCGCAGCCATGTGGGGCTTCGCTCGCCATGGTGTTGTCCCCGACATCGTGACCATGGGCAAGCCCATGGGCAATGGCTTTCCCATGGGAGGCGTCGCTCTGCGTGCACCGCTGCTCGATCGTTTTGCGGCGGAAGTGAAGTACTTCAACACGTTCGGCGGCAATCCGGTGGCCGCAGCGGCTGGGCTTGCGGTGCTCGACGTGATCAAAGATGAGGGCCTGTTGCAGAATGCGCGCGAGGTCGGACGTCATCTGATGGACGGATTGCGCGAGATCGGCAATCGCCACATCCAGATCGGCGATGTTCGCGGCGCCGGTCTGTTCATCGGTCTCGAGCTCGTACTTGATCGTGAGAGCAAGGAGCCGGCGCCGGAGCTCGCCATCATGCTGATCAACCGCCTGCGCCAGCGCGGCTTCCTGATCGGCGCTACAGGACCATTCGGCAGTACGCTCAAGATTCGTCCGCCGCTGTGTTTCGGCACGGATCACGCGGATATGTTCATCACCGCTTGCGACGAAGAGTTGCAGGCGATTGCGCCGGCTTAA
- a CDS encoding aldehyde dehydrogenase family protein codes for MSDIICISPIDGSEVARRPIATDAEIATILALARQAQQQWSTVPLAERKGRMLAFLDVMRTQNDEVVPELAMQMGRPVRYGGELRSLEERVRGLVELSDEALAPVAHERAGFRRMIKRVPAGVVPVIAPWNYPYLTAVNAIVPARLAGNAVILKHAAQTLLVGDRLQSAMDLVGLPKGLFRTLTLDHSATEKLISSRSVDHVNFTGSVAGVRAVERAAAGTFISLGLELGGKDPAYVRPDADFDFAVEQLVDGAFYNYGQCCCGIERVYVHEQIYDRFVGAFADLTSRYRLGNPLLQDTTLGPMAATRFADTVRAHVDEALARNARPLIDPKQFSADSGGTAYLMPQVLVDVDHSMWVMMEESFGPVVGIMKVSSDQEAVVLMNDSPYGLTASVWTEDAAAAERVGDATATGTVFMNRCDYVDPSLAWTGVKDSGRGLGMSRLGFEALTRSKSFHLRIEH; via the coding sequence GTGAGCGATATTATCTGCATTTCACCGATCGATGGCAGCGAGGTGGCCCGGCGCCCAATTGCAACTGACGCGGAGATCGCGACTATCCTTGCGCTGGCGCGACAGGCCCAGCAGCAGTGGTCGACGGTCCCGCTCGCAGAGCGTAAGGGGAGGATGCTTGCCTTCCTTGATGTGATGCGGACGCAGAACGACGAGGTCGTTCCGGAACTTGCCATGCAGATGGGGCGACCTGTGCGCTACGGCGGCGAACTGCGCAGTCTCGAGGAGCGCGTTCGCGGGCTGGTAGAGCTCAGCGATGAGGCGCTGGCCCCCGTCGCGCACGAGCGCGCCGGCTTTCGGCGCATGATCAAGCGGGTTCCCGCAGGCGTTGTGCCGGTGATCGCGCCCTGGAACTATCCTTACCTGACGGCTGTCAACGCGATTGTCCCGGCGCGGCTGGCCGGCAACGCCGTGATCTTGAAACATGCCGCGCAGACCTTGCTCGTCGGTGACCGCCTCCAGTCCGCGATGGACCTCGTCGGCTTACCGAAGGGGCTGTTCAGGACGCTGACGCTCGACCATTCCGCGACCGAAAAACTGATCTCATCTCGTTCGGTCGATCATGTGAATTTCACGGGATCGGTTGCCGGCGTTCGCGCGGTCGAACGGGCGGCGGCCGGGACCTTCATCAGTCTCGGGCTGGAATTGGGCGGGAAGGATCCGGCCTATGTGCGGCCCGATGCCGACTTTGATTTTGCGGTCGAGCAACTCGTGGATGGCGCGTTCTACAATTACGGCCAATGCTGTTGTGGGATCGAGCGCGTCTATGTGCACGAACAGATCTACGATCGCTTCGTCGGCGCATTTGCCGATCTGACCTCTCGCTACCGGCTCGGCAATCCGTTGTTGCAGGATACGACCTTGGGTCCGATGGCGGCGACACGTTTCGCCGACACGGTCCGTGCGCACGTCGACGAAGCTCTCGCCAGGAACGCCCGTCCGCTGATCGATCCGAAACAATTCTCCGCCGACAGCGGGGGCACGGCATATCTGATGCCCCAGGTTCTCGTCGACGTCGATCATTCCATGTGGGTGATGATGGAAGAGAGCTTCGGTCCCGTGGTCGGTATCATGAAGGTCTCGTCCGACCAGGAGGCCGTCGTACTCATGAACGACAGCCCCTACGGACTGACGGCGTCGGTCTGGACCGAAGATGCTGCCGCGGCCGAACGCGTCGGCGACGCTACCGCCACAGGCACCGTGTTCATGAATCGCTGTGATTATGTCGATCCCTCACTCGCATGGACCGGCGTCAAGGACTCCGGGCGCGGCCTCGGCATGTCGCGCCTCGGCTTTGAGGCGCTGACCCGATCGAAATCATTCCACCTTCGCATCGAGCACTGA
- a CDS encoding DeoR/GlpR family DNA-binding transcription regulator — translation MTSERLQTSDAPLADKRPRKTDGDRLSKLARHKHIIAQLTAAPTLRASEIAAVLGVSGETIRRDLVELQEQKLINRTYGGASRPFALEPALTDRKALMIAEREAIAAVIADLVLPNEVLMLAAGATTFHIARRLASRARDITVITHDYAIAGALAVNSSIRVLCCPGRYHPTEGYVFGTQTIANINSYEANRAIVSATGISARGANDADDEAGAIYGAMVKRAAEAILVADHSKFDQRALTVFAHWTDIDRLVTDRQPEGALATALREAGTELIVAQP, via the coding sequence ATGACGAGCGAGCGGTTGCAAACCAGCGACGCCCCACTGGCCGACAAACGGCCGCGAAAGACCGATGGCGATCGCCTCTCGAAGCTGGCGCGACACAAGCACATCATCGCCCAACTCACCGCCGCTCCTACTCTGCGAGCCTCCGAGATTGCCGCGGTGCTTGGTGTATCCGGCGAAACCATACGCCGAGACCTCGTGGAGCTTCAGGAACAGAAGCTCATCAACCGAACCTATGGCGGCGCTTCCCGCCCGTTTGCGCTCGAACCGGCTCTCACCGATCGCAAGGCGCTCATGATCGCCGAACGCGAAGCGATCGCCGCCGTGATCGCCGACCTCGTTCTACCAAACGAAGTCCTGATGCTGGCCGCGGGCGCCACGACGTTTCATATCGCGAGACGATTGGCTTCGCGCGCGCGCGACATCACGGTTATCACGCACGACTATGCGATTGCGGGCGCGCTCGCGGTCAATTCATCCATCCGGGTGCTGTGCTGCCCAGGCCGCTATCACCCGACCGAAGGCTACGTGTTCGGTACACAGACGATCGCCAACATCAACAGCTACGAGGCCAACCGTGCCATCGTGAGTGCGACAGGCATCAGCGCCCGGGGCGCGAACGATGCGGATGATGAGGCCGGCGCGATCTATGGCGCGATGGTGAAGCGCGCTGCGGAAGCGATCCTTGTCGCCGATCACAGCAAGTTCGACCAGCGCGCTCTGACCGTGTTTGCGCATTGGACCGATATCGACCGTCTGGTTACCGACCGGCAACCGGAAGGAGCTCTGGCAACGGCACTCCGTGAAGCCGGAACGGAGTTGATAGTTGCCCAACCCTGA
- a CDS encoding glutamine synthetase — MGARNVKTAADAKALVEERGLSHVKLGVVDLDGIIRGKYLARDKFFGALESGLSFCDIIFGWDSNDQMYDAGKFTGWHTAFPDATARIDPATCRDIPMEENMLFFLGEFEGEAEKLCPRRLLRRVVDRAESMGLAPSVAAEFEFFVFDETPHSVREKGFRGLKNLTPGWFGYSMLRASVESELHRSLLKLCDEMDMPIEGLHTETGPGVLEAAIQYTDALAAADRAVLFKTFSKIWAERQGKMLTFMAKWSNAYPGQSGHLHLSLRDKDGDPVFYQSGRHGNMSDTMRWFVGGQQALLPELLAMVASTVNSYSRLVPGFWAPTDATWGIENRTCALRVIPGKPASQRVEYRVAAADINPYLAIAAALGSGLWGIEHKIEPSEPVAGNAYVRTHPPERAFPRTLSEAAERLMASQAARNLFGDVFVDHYAMTRQWEEREFRKAITDWELARYFEIT; from the coding sequence ATGGGTGCAAGAAACGTAAAAACCGCTGCCGATGCTAAGGCTCTTGTCGAGGAACGGGGTCTGTCCCACGTCAAACTTGGGGTCGTCGATCTCGATGGAATCATTCGTGGAAAATATCTCGCGCGTGACAAGTTCTTTGGCGCACTGGAGAGCGGCCTCAGCTTCTGCGACATCATCTTCGGTTGGGATTCCAACGACCAGATGTACGACGCCGGCAAGTTTACCGGGTGGCACACGGCTTTTCCAGACGCCACTGCCCGCATCGATCCCGCGACCTGCCGCGATATCCCGATGGAAGAGAACATGCTGTTCTTCCTCGGCGAGTTCGAGGGCGAGGCGGAAAAGCTGTGCCCGCGCCGGCTGCTTCGCCGGGTCGTCGATCGTGCCGAAAGCATGGGACTTGCCCCGTCAGTGGCCGCCGAGTTCGAGTTCTTCGTGTTCGATGAAACCCCCCACAGCGTGCGGGAAAAGGGCTTTCGAGGGCTGAAGAATCTCACGCCGGGCTGGTTCGGCTATTCCATGCTGCGTGCCTCTGTGGAGTCGGAACTCCATCGCTCGCTCCTCAAGCTGTGTGACGAGATGGACATGCCGATCGAGGGCCTGCACACCGAGACCGGGCCCGGTGTCCTGGAAGCCGCGATCCAGTACACCGATGCGCTCGCGGCTGCCGATCGAGCGGTGCTGTTCAAGACCTTCTCCAAGATATGGGCCGAGCGTCAGGGCAAGATGCTCACCTTCATGGCCAAATGGTCGAACGCGTATCCTGGACAATCCGGGCACCTGCATCTTTCGCTGCGCGACAAGGACGGCGATCCGGTATTTTACCAGAGCGGACGCCACGGCAACATGTCCGACACCATGCGCTGGTTTGTCGGCGGCCAGCAGGCACTGCTGCCGGAACTGCTTGCGATGGTCGCATCGACCGTGAACAGCTATTCCCGTCTGGTGCCGGGCTTCTGGGCGCCGACGGATGCGACCTGGGGAATCGAGAATCGCACCTGTGCGCTGCGGGTCATTCCCGGCAAGCCGGCGAGCCAGCGTGTGGAATACCGGGTCGCTGCCGCCGATATCAATCCGTACCTTGCGATCGCCGCGGCACTGGGATCGGGGCTCTGGGGGATCGAGCACAAAATCGAACCGAGCGAGCCAGTCGCCGGTAATGCCTATGTGCGTACGCACCCGCCCGAGCGTGCGTTTCCGCGCACGCTGTCGGAAGCCGCCGAGCGATTGATGGCTTCGCAGGCGGCCCGCAATCTGTTTGGAGACGTCTTCGTCGATCACTACGCCATGACACGGCAGTGGGAGGAACGCGAATTCCGCAAAGCCATCACCGATTGGGAGCTTGCGCGCTACTTCGAGATCACCTGA
- a CDS encoding choline/ethanolamine kinase family protein: MTVRRKVGEGTTVHERNVEAAIARVPQWRGKEGAYAPLLGGLSNQNWLVEISGDGRRYFVKVPGEGSEMFINRVTANEAARNAHAMGVGPEVIFFDAADGLEISEFLEGYRACTNADFGDSAIQSDVLDLYRRLHGGPKLGQTKTIFDMIEEHIEQGKELGSHFPQDMPWLMHRYNQAKSAFLASGLDLVPCFNDPMPGNFLISAETGAPRPMKLIDYEFSSNNERSYELGVLFAEMFFDEKLTEALIEQYLGEVRPQMIARVILNRALADMKWASWAVVNRKLNTWDFDYQKYGVWKYMRAHDVMYDPRWDSWLRLV; the protein is encoded by the coding sequence ATGACTGTTCGCAGAAAAGTTGGTGAGGGGACCACGGTTCACGAACGCAACGTCGAAGCCGCAATCGCTCGCGTCCCGCAATGGCGCGGCAAGGAGGGCGCCTATGCGCCGCTGCTCGGCGGCCTGTCGAACCAGAACTGGCTGGTCGAGATTTCCGGCGACGGGCGCCGCTATTTCGTCAAGGTGCCGGGCGAGGGCTCGGAAATGTTCATCAATCGCGTCACCGCCAACGAGGCCGCGCGTAATGCCCATGCCATGGGTGTCGGGCCGGAGGTCATCTTCTTCGATGCGGCGGACGGGCTGGAGATCAGCGAATTTCTCGAGGGCTATCGCGCCTGCACCAATGCGGATTTCGGCGATTCCGCCATCCAGTCCGACGTTCTAGATCTCTATCGCCGTTTGCATGGCGGCCCCAAGCTCGGCCAGACCAAGACGATCTTCGACATGATTGAGGAACATATCGAGCAGGGCAAGGAACTGGGGTCGCATTTCCCGCAGGACATGCCCTGGCTGATGCACCGCTACAATCAGGCCAAGTCAGCCTTCCTGGCGTCGGGCCTCGACCTCGTACCGTGCTTCAACGACCCCATGCCGGGGAATTTCCTCATTTCGGCCGAAACCGGCGCGCCCAGGCCGATGAAGCTGATTGACTACGAATTTTCCTCCAACAATGAGCGCAGCTACGAGCTCGGCGTGCTGTTTGCCGAAATGTTCTTTGATGAGAAGCTGACGGAAGCCCTCATCGAGCAATATCTGGGCGAGGTTCGTCCGCAGATGATTGCGCGCGTCATTCTCAACCGTGCGCTCGCGGACATGAAATGGGCCTCATGGGCGGTCGTCAACCGCAAGCTCAACACGTGGGATTTCGATTACCAGAAGTACGGCGTCTGGAAATACATGCGCGCCCACGACGTGATGTATGACCCGCGCTGGGACAGTTGGTTGCGGTTGGTGTGA
- a CDS encoding helix-turn-helix domain-containing protein, producing MASLTSLASREEYTGLDDGGGDKGPAPHQRTRIGRLDLELVAPHQAFTCSWKRISSIHDASYVLVFPLTGCVAFSQDGRVGIARTGEYVLLSELAFYELSSDKTARFLVLRIPAAELRGRLISIEDHISRRFKPNQQMTRLMAGMIGNVAELFIEFPAPNPQALATEVISFVALTIGSEDRGAATDVRNARYHLRRRIVDFIESHLGDQSLSPKKIAASSRISLSYLYSLFTDNETTVSQFVQTKRLQRAYEILVADPKGHRTVSEVAYEVGFKNVSHFSRCFSRHFKVAPRDVRQAPEAAPQPGPGTRAAEPNGSSSPRMASSRRAFGSPYWDVHKQELHETV from the coding sequence ATGGCAAGCCTCACATCTCTTGCTTCTCGCGAGGAGTATACTGGCCTTGATGATGGTGGCGGAGACAAGGGTCCTGCACCGCATCAGCGAACCAGGATCGGACGCCTGGATCTTGAACTCGTCGCGCCGCACCAAGCCTTCACCTGCAGTTGGAAGCGCATCTCCAGCATCCACGATGCTTCCTATGTGCTTGTATTTCCTCTGACAGGATGTGTGGCATTCAGTCAGGACGGCCGCGTCGGTATTGCCCGAACTGGCGAATATGTCCTGCTCAGCGAACTCGCCTTCTACGAATTGTCGTCCGACAAGACCGCACGCTTTCTGGTGCTTCGGATCCCGGCCGCGGAGCTGCGCGGACGTCTCATCTCGATCGAGGATCACATCAGCCGACGCTTCAAGCCGAACCAACAGATGACCCGCCTTATGGCCGGAATGATCGGAAACGTGGCCGAGCTGTTCATCGAGTTTCCGGCGCCGAATCCACAGGCGCTTGCGACCGAAGTTATCAGCTTCGTAGCGCTCACGATCGGCTCGGAGGACCGGGGCGCCGCCACAGACGTCCGCAATGCGCGCTATCATCTGCGCCGCAGGATCGTTGATTTCATTGAAAGCCATCTCGGCGACCAGTCGCTGTCACCGAAGAAAATTGCGGCCAGCAGCCGAATCTCGCTGAGCTATCTCTACAGTCTATTCACGGACAACGAAACCACAGTCAGCCAGTTCGTGCAGACCAAGCGGCTGCAGCGAGCCTACGAAATCCTGGTTGCCGATCCCAAGGGCCACCGTACCGTGTCAGAGGTCGCCTACGAAGTGGGCTTCAAGAACGTCTCGCACTTCTCGCGCTGCTTCAGCCGTCATTTCAAGGTGGCCCCGCGAGACGTTCGCCAGGCACCGGAGGCCGCGCCGCAGCCGGGCCCAGGTACGCGCGCTGCCGAACCGAACGGATCGTCTTCGCCACGAATGGCCTCTTCACGCAGGGCTTTCGGGTCCCCGTATTGGGACGTCCACAAGCAAGAGCTTCACGAGACGGTTTAG